The DNA region GATTAACAGAGAAGCAGAGCAAAAGATCAAGTATCTATTAAACGAAGCAAATGCTCAAGCAGAGCAGATAAAAAAAGAAGCCGAAGAGAGGGCCAAATCAAAAGCAGAGTGGATCATAAGAAAGGCCCAAACCCAAGCAGAAATCGAGAAGCAGAGAATAATAGCCAATGCCAAGCTCGAAGCAAGAAAAAAGAAGCTCCAAGAGCAAGAAAAACTCATAAACGAAGTATTTGAGAGCCTAAAAGAAAAGCTTGCCTCAATGCCTGAGGACGAATACCTTGAGACCCTGAAGCTGCTGATTTTAGACTCCCTCAGAGAGCTCGAAGTGGAGAGTGTAAAAATAAGCTCAAATGAAAAGACACTTGAGCTCCTAAAATCAAAGAGCAGAGCTGTTAAGACATTCATAACCAAAAATCTGGGCAAGAAAGTGAACATTGAATTTGGCGAGCCAATAAACACCATCGGTGGAGTACTGGTGAAGAGCGAAGATGGAA from Palaeococcus pacificus DY20341 includes:
- a CDS encoding V-type ATP synthase subunit E, producing the protein MEGAKLIIEEINREAEQKIKYLLNEANAQAEQIKKEAEERAKSKAEWIIRKAQTQAEIEKQRIIANAKLEARKKKLQEQEKLINEVFESLKEKLASMPEDEYLETLKLLILDSLRELEVESVKISSNEKTLELLKSKSRAVKTFITKNLGKKVNIEFGEPINTIGGVLVKSEDGSVRVDNTFEARIERMKSELRAKIAKAIFG